A single genomic interval of Schistocerca americana isolate TAMUIC-IGC-003095 chromosome 2, iqSchAmer2.1, whole genome shotgun sequence harbors:
- the LOC124595197 gene encoding tetratricopeptide repeat protein 7B-like has translation MKEIFINSVSLPATKQKLSDWDPLQTVCLELSDNVVAERNMSAQKTAQLLQSHLSPNNIMKTADLGSAMPETSSLQSKVDSLRTAISNSENTGESSSSQSGRHDLTRQLAEILLRGRTETNHRSALNNDKRNLPKIESQAKQQNNLFVPCNDYEEIILLLLISEATAVHEVVLSQSPEFKEARVHAFNRVVCVYDLLTVLLVRWGCFDILHESFERAMKFSFEEPHIWIQEALSLACLGKHTYSLKVLKEVSRLIPNDPFHCLLAARCCYEHLNQPCEGTEWSHIALSQALRSSENLTARCHLFIGIGYSMQALVAVSEHNKCALKTQALQEFHEAQKLDPNDHLPEYYLGFQYALEYQLQLAVTHVKRALNLQSEHLSSLHLLVLLLSAQKQSEDALQLITATLEEYPDCINLLYTKAQLELQSEGKSQALLTARRLLHLWNNLYKEHVSKENTGRSEKHSDNQSTFKMHQSVLSDKDSTSLQMSIAPSHVEQTLSDVATSLSSFVPRPGPQSLWLLQLKVWLLLAEIYISLDSISDAAACLQEAQNVYPMSHNVMYVRGLLHEHKKEYSEAVHFFQNAASINPKHVESLQHLGLVYYYLGSYNLAEKTLRDALKIDPSSYKTWHYMSLVLESLGEYQSATDCIAAALERESTCPVLPFSAIPFVFD, from the coding sequence ATGAAGGAAATATTTATAAACAGTGTTTCACTTCCAGCTACCAAGCAAAAATTGTCTGATTGGGATCCTCTACAAACAGTATGTTTAGAACTATCTGACAATGTGGTGGCAGAAAGAAATATGTCAGCTCAGAAAACAGCCCAACTTCTACAGAGTCATCTATCACCAAATAACATAATGAAGACAGCTGATTTGGGCTCTGCCATGCCAGAAACAAGTAGTCTACAGTCTAAGGTTGACAGCTTGCGAACAGCAATATCAAATAGCGAGAATAcaggggagtcatcatcttcacaaTCAGGTCGCCATGATCTTACACGTCAGCTGGCAGAAATATTGCTTCGTGGAAGAACGGAAACTAATCATAGATCTGCTTTGAATAATGATAAGAGAAATCTTCCTAAAATAGAATCTCAGGCAAagcaacaaaataatttatttgttcCATGCAATGATTATGAGGAAATAATCTTGTTACTTCTCATTAGTGAGGCAACTGCTGTTCACGAAGTGGTTTTAAGCCAATCACCTGAATTCAAGGAGGCAAGAGTCCATGCCTTCAACAGAGTAGTATGTGTTTATGATTTGCTTACTGTTTTACTTGTACGATGGGGGTGTTTTGATATACTACATGAATCATTTGAAAGGGCAATGAAATTTTCATTTGAGGAGCCACATATCTGGATCCAAGAAGCATTATCACTTGCTTGTTTGGGAAAACACACATACTCTCTTAAAGTGCTGAAAGAAGTTTCTCGTTTGATTCCAAATGATCCATTCCACTGCTTGCTGGCTGCACGATGCTGTTATGAACATCTTAACCAGCCGTGTGAAGGAACGGAATGGAGTCACATAGCCCTGTCTCAAGCTTTGCGTTCTTCAGAAAATTTGACTGCACGCTGTCATCTCTTCATTGGTATTGGTTACAGCATGCAGGCTTTAGTTGCAGTAAGTGAACATAATAAATGTGCACTGAAAACTCAGGCACTTCAGGAGTTCCATGAAGCACAAAAGTTAGATCCCAATGACCACTTACCTGAATATTATCTGGGGTTTCAGTATGCTCTGGAATATCAGTTACAATTAGCAGTCACACATGTCAAAAGAGCTCTGAACTTGCAGTCTGAGCACCTCTCATCTTTGCATTTACTAGTTCTTCTTCTTTCTGCACAGAAACAGAGTGAAGATGCTCTGCAGCTAATTACTGCCACCTTAGAGGAGTATCCAGATTGCATAAACCTCTTATATACTAAAGCACAACTGGAACTGCAGAGTGAAGGAAAATCTCAAGCATTATTAACTGCTAGACGTCTTCTTCATCTCTGGAATAATTTGTATAAGGAGCATGTAAGTAAGGAGAATACAGGAAGATCAGAAAAGCACAGTGATAACCAGAGCACTTTTAAGATGCATCAGTCTGTCCTGTCGGATAAAGACTCGACGTCTTTGCAGATGTCAATTGCTCCGTCTCATGTAGAGCAAACATTATCTGATGTTGCAACATCACTGAGTTCCTTTGTGCCCCGTCCAGGTCCACAGAGCTTGTGGCTTCTTCAACTTAAGGTGTGGTTGTTACTAGCAGAAATTTATATTTCCTTGGACAGTATCTCAGATGCTGCAGCATGTCTTCAGGAAGCACAGAATGTTTATCCAATGTCCCACAACGTTATGTATGTACGTGGTTTGTTGCATGAGCACAAGAAAGAGTATTCTGAAGCTGTACATTTTTTCCAGAACGCAGCATCCATAAATCCTAAACATGTTGAAAGTCTTCAGCATCTTGGACTTGTGTACTACTATCTAGGGAGCTATAATTTAGCAGAGAAAACATTAAGAGATGCTTTGAAAATTGATCCCTCTTCCTACAAAACTTGGCATTACATGAGCCTTGTGTTAGAATCATTGGGCGAGTACCAGTCCGCAACTGACTGCATTGCTGCAGCCTTAGAGAGAGAGTCAACTTGTCCTGTACTACCATTTTCTGCCATCCCTTTTGTGTTTGATTAA